The following proteins are encoded in a genomic region of Deltaproteobacteria bacterium:
- a CDS encoding glycosyltransferase, translating to MTSNNSETLLIAVAPFLFDEAGHDFAYHKSVEKAADHLGLGYRVWLPLSCNIDNLPRHWEKILPPEKLDDNSPYLKKIYLRIKRAFSFGLLCLPYFKRMKKMESTIIFLESFSSSILFILTLILFLTARKKGLSLWLLYRYEPAQLRLHGLPYKYLNQILKKILSPEKIRLLTDSHLLAHSLSAYFNEKVAVVPIPHVHPELPSFSKQGPLVGVTCWWPGRPRTSKGLEIIQAISKIDGPKALNIKLVAAHNSFLSGSPDGIKIELIKDTLTEKEYLYWLNVSDVILLPYDPKTYSQGTSGIFVEAISAGKPTLVSNGTWMASELTKHDLGELIMNWYDNFAGGEIISRIIQVAESSFIRDKILAMQKVYQKNHGEEAFARAITQLAEKGVYEQ from the coding sequence GTGACCTCGAATAATTCAGAAACACTCTTAATTGCAGTTGCCCCCTTTTTATTTGATGAAGCAGGGCATGATTTCGCCTATCATAAAAGTGTTGAAAAGGCAGCCGATCATCTTGGGTTAGGTTATCGTGTCTGGCTTCCCTTATCCTGCAACATTGACAACCTTCCCAGGCACTGGGAAAAAATTCTTCCTCCCGAGAAGCTGGATGACAATAGTCCCTATCTGAAAAAAATCTACTTAAGGATCAAAAGAGCTTTTTCCTTTGGACTCCTTTGTTTACCGTATTTCAAACGTATGAAAAAAATGGAAAGCACAATTATATTTCTAGAGTCTTTTTCTTCTTCAATTCTGTTTATTCTTACCTTGATTCTTTTTTTGACAGCCAGGAAAAAAGGGTTGTCACTATGGCTTCTCTACAGATATGAGCCGGCACAGTTGCGCCTTCATGGTCTTCCCTACAAATACCTCAATCAAATACTGAAAAAAATCCTCTCTCCAGAAAAAATAAGGTTGTTAACGGACAGTCACTTGTTAGCGCATTCCCTCTCCGCTTATTTCAATGAGAAAGTAGCGGTGGTTCCCATACCCCATGTTCATCCTGAACTCCCCTCGTTCTCAAAACAAGGTCCTCTTGTTGGCGTCACTTGCTGGTGGCCAGGCAGACCCAGAACTTCAAAGGGTTTAGAGATTATTCAAGCAATCTCAAAAATAGACGGGCCAAAAGCTTTAAACATTAAGCTTGTAGCCGCTCACAACTCATTTTTGTCAGGATCTCCTGATGGGATTAAAATTGAGCTTATTAAGGATACATTAACAGAAAAGGAGTACCTCTATTGGCTCAACGTCTCCGATGTCATTCTTCTCCCTTACGATCCAAAAACTTATAGCCAAGGAACTTCTGGGATTTTTGTTGAGGCAATAAGCGCCGGCAAGCCAACCCTCGTTTCAAATGGGACGTGGATGGCCAGTGAATTGACAAAACATGATCTTGGCGAATTAATTATGAATTGGTACGATAACTTTGCGGGGGGGGAAATAATTTCCAGGATCATCCAGGTTGCCGAAAGCTCTTTTATCAGGGATAAGATTCTGGCCATGCAAAAGGTGTATCAGAAAAATCATGGAGAAGAGGCATTTGCCAGAGCTATCACTCAACTGGCAGAGAAAGGTGTTTATGAACAATAA